Sequence from the [Bacteroides] pectinophilus genome:
TTTCAGCTTGGCAGTATAGCCGTTAGACAGAGTGACTTTGCTTCCTACATATGTGCCAAGAATATTCATCAGGAACTCTTCAAGCATTGCCATATCGAACTTTCCTTCAAGCTCCTTCACCATAATCGAAGCAATCTTAAACGGGCATATCTTGTCCCTGTATGCTCTCTCTGCCGTCATAGCTTCATAAGAATCTGCTATTGCAATCATTCTTCCGTATTCACTGATTCTGTTAAAATCATATCCCATAGGATATCCCGAGCCATCGCATCTCTCATGGTGGTCGAGAATAGCTCTCTTTACTGATTCGGGAATCTCAGTATTCTTAATCATCATATAACCGTTTATTGAATGCTTCTTAACCTGCGCAAATTCCGCCTCTGTAAGAGGTCTTGCCGCATCGAGTATCCCAAGCGGAAGCTGCAGCTTGCCGATATCATGTATAAATCCTGCGAGCGTTACTTCCTTAACTGCTTCCGGAGGCATCTTTCTCCACATTGCAAATTCAAAACATATAAGTGCCACATTGGATGAATGTGCAAATACAGTATCCGAATAGTCATGAAGCTGCTTTATAAGCTCTGCATAATCAAATACCTGCGGTGCTTCACGGATAATCTTTATTACTGCATCAACAACCGGCTTTATTCCTTCTTCTGTCCGGAATACAACCATATTACGTGCCGCAATCATGTCTTCCGCTATATAAGAAAGTGCATCATCGACATCATCTTTCTCAGACTCATCCGCCTTTACCTTAATCACACGTATTCTGTTAGCCTTAAGCAGATCTATAAGTTTTTTATCAACCACCTGCTTTTCGGATGCAATCACAGCACCAAACGGTGTGCTTACATCCTCAGCAATAATCATTCCCTCTGCAAGTTCATCCAGTTCTATCTTCTTTATCATACGCTTCTCCATTCATTACCAGCCGAAGTAATTATTAATTCCCTGCACAAGTCCGTCCCCAAGTACTGCCAGAGCAGCGTCATCATGCCTGGAAGATGCATTACCAAGTTCTATATCCACTGAAGGTATTGTGCTGTACGAGGTCTGTGTAAGATCTATCTGCATACTGCCGCCTCCGTTAATCTTTGCACCCTTTGCCCTGAGCGCGCTGATAAGGCTGCTTCCGAGCACATCATGTTCTTCCCATATCCGGGCAACCGGGTCCATTGTCTTAATCGCATCCGGCACCGCAATATAAAAGCAGCCCTTATCATAATCAAGTCCGTCACCGTCCCAGTGAAGTGATATATGACAATCTGCAACATTGTTACATATAACTGTTCTTGCGACATTGTCAAGCTGCACATCTTCACCATCCCGCAGCATAAGCACATCATATCCCTCTGCAAGAAGCTTCTGCTTAAGTATATGCGCCATATTGAGTGTAACCGTGCTCTCGGCAGTCCCGTCTGCAAATGTCATTCCGCCTGATACAGCCACAGCCTCAATAGCCCCTGCTGCCGTTGTGCCTCCCGTAGTCTTGGGAGAACCATCCGGATGGCACCATGTCTTAACCGATGAGCCGCCATTCGTTCCGTGTCCGGCATTAACACCTACTATTATATCCTTACGGTTGGCAGCCGCCTTATACATGACTGCATATCCTGAATTAATGGCAGAATTGCCCGAATACTGCCATGTTCTGTCCAGATATATCTTCTGCCCGTCCTCATATACCCTTCGTCCGTTAATCACAGCGGGCTCTGTCTTATTCTGAGCCGTCTGCGCCATAGATTCCTGTACTGAAGCTTCCAGAAGCACATCAGTTGTACCTGTCCCGGCAGTATTATGTTCATCAGAAGAATCCTCTGCACCGCCAATATACACCCGACTCTCCTGTGTCTGCAAATCCACATTACTGCCGGCATCAGATGATGCGCCGCACGCACTTACGCCAAAGAGCATCATTCCGGCACATACAGCCGCTGCACATCTGGCTTTTATGCGCTTATCCGTAAAAAGTCCCATTATATCATTATCCTTTCTTACCGTTCCACCTTCTCACTAATCTTATATTAAATCCGAGTACTTTCTTTAAAAAAGCCGCCGTAACACTCACCGGTCTTCTTATCGGTCTCATCCACAGCCATATCATACATACAGCACGATATATAATTGAATCGGTACTTATGCTTCTTCCGTTACGTTCAAGTACCGTCATAACGCCTATAATCTGTTCTGCCTTAATCGGTCCCTCGACAGCGGTCTGATTATCTCCGACAAAATAGAAACCATCCGCATCATGCCTGAATATACGGTGTATTACAAGTATACCGCTGCTGCGTCTGTAAAGAGCCACATCTCCTCTCTTAAGCCCATCTGCTTCTGTGCTCTCAATTATTACCGAATCCCTTCCCGGCACAATGAGCGGATACATGCTGTATCCCTGTGGCTTTATGCGGACTGCCTTACCCATACCAAGCAATCCTTCTATACTCTGAATATTACTGTCACCCAAATTCTGTCTCCTGTCTTATTCGCACACATATCACACATACATAACGTAAAAGCGGACACGATATAACATATTATACCCTGTCCGCTTTATAATGTGAAGTTAATTATTAAAATACCGGTTCTTATAACACCGTCTTCATCCCAATCAGTTTATCTCAGTTAATTCTTCTCCGGCATTCCGTCAGGACATCCCTTATAGTCTCCTCTGAAATATGAACCGCTGCTCTGTCTTCCGTCTGTTGCTGAACATGCCTGACATGTATCTACTCCCGGGTTAGCCTGCTTTCTTCCGTATCTGCAGACTGTCTCATTATTATCATCTCCACTGGCTGCATATACGCCTTCAGCCTTCTCATCAAGTTTCTCTACTACAGGTCTGCTATATTCTTTCATAATTATTCCTCCGCTCTGCACACTCTGTTGCGAAAATTTATTTAATAATTATAGATATATTATTATCAATTTGTCAATAGTATGTTATCTTATTATAAATACATTAAAAGGAGTCTGGATTCATGCTTAATTTATCCGGTTACAAGCCTTCTGACAGGTACATGCTGCGAAGTCTGCACGGCACATATTACCTTATTCCGACCGGTCAGGATATAGCCATGCACCGCAATGCAATAAAGCTTAACGATACCGGCCTTATTATATGGGATGCCATTACTAACGGCATTCCGATGGATAAAATTCCCTCCGTAATAAGGCAGAGGCTTACTGCGGACGGCATTGATATGTCATCAGTTTCTGATGAAGAGCTGTCAGATGATGCATACACATTTATCCGCTCGCTTATATGCCAGAGTGCACTCGTAACAGCAGAATGTACTGACAGCCGGCTGCATTCCGGCAGCACGGACAGTCTGTCTTTTGACGCCTGTTATAAGATTGGCGGTCTTACAACAGGCTTTATCGGCTGCACAGACTGCCTTGACATATCTCTTGAGGATTTCAGGACTGATATACCAAATGGTGCTGTTGATCAGCTGTGGCGGCTTTGCCCACTTATTGATATGCCGGAATTTGACGGACGTATGATTATCCATACCGTACAGCTTGAGCTGTTTGAGTCCGGCGGATGGTATGTCATGACATTTCCGTCTAACAGGCATCTTCTTATGTGCCGCATTACTACCGACGGAACTGCAGCAGAGTTTTTTTATGACCACCGCGACATGCCTGAAGCCCGCACAGAACTTTTCTACGGACTGCGCAATGCATTCCTTGTAGCCGCACAGCAGCATGGTATGTTCGCGCTTCATTCCGCTTCCATAAAGTACAACGGCTATGCACTGCTCTTCTGTGGACAGTCAGGCACAGGCAAGTCAACACACACCGCGTTCTGGCATGAGCTTTTTGGGACACCTTATCTTAACGGTGACATTAATCTTACCGGAATTGAAGACGGCGTGGCTTATGTATATGGCATCCCGTGGTGCGGAACATCGGGCATATATACGACAGACCGTGTTCCTGTCGGTACAATAACACTTCTCAGACAGGCTTCTGACAACCATGTAAGCATACCTTCGCCTGACAGTGCACAGCTTCTTGTGGCGCAGCGCATGATATCCCCAACATGGTGCATACCGCTTGCAGACATGAATCTTGATTATGCCGGCAGACTTCAGGACTGCTGCCATATACTTAAGCTCTCATGTACGGCCTCACCTGATGCCGCACGCGTAATGAAAGCATACATTGATAATGTAAGGATAGGAGGCATCACAGCAGATGCTTAAGCACTTTAAAGAACGCATACATTTTTACAGTGGGCGCATACGTGACGGACGCCTGCATGAATTCATCGCACAGACGCTGTGGCTGTACTCTTATGTAACCAGATACAAATGGCAGATTGCAGCCTATACGCTTATCGGTCTTACCGGAACTGCCACTTCACTTATAAGCAGTATTATTTCCAAGGACATGGTTGACATAATCACCGGGCATCAGACCGGCGCTCTTGTTAAGACGTTCTGCCTTTTTATAGGATTTTCAATAGGCAATATTATTGTTGCGCAGCTTTCAAGCTACATCTCCAATATGATTTCCCTGAGGGTAGATACTGATATCAAAGCAGATATCTTTGATAAGATGCTTGTCACAGATTGGGAGGAACTTTCCAATTACCATACCGGCGACCTTATGACGAGATGGAGTTCTGATGCATCAACGATATCGAACGGTGTCCTTAACTGGGTTCCCAATCTGGTTATATACACTGTTAAGTTTGTGAGTTCCTTTGCAGTTGTAATATATTATGATCCTGCATTTGCACTCGTTGCCATGCTCGGAATCCCTGTAAGCATAGTAATGTCACGTTCAATGCTTAAGCGCATACAGGACAATAACCGCAATGCAGCACAGATTAATGCGCGCATGGCAGGATTTAACCAGGAAACATTTTCCAACATGCAGACAATAAAGGCTTTTGATCTCCTCAAGGTATATTCAATGCGTCTGAGACAGTACCAGCGCGAATACCGCGATATGAAGACAGCATACCTAAGGCTTGGAATGCTTACGGGAATCATAATGTCACTTGTAGGGATTGTTGTATCCTACAGCTGTTATGCCCTCGGAATATACCGCGTATGGAGCGGAGCCATATCATACGGTACAATGACCCTGTTCCTGTCACTTGCCAATTCTCTTACAGGCACCCTTAATAACCTTATATCGCTTGTCCCGACAGCAATATCAATTACAACATCCGCCGGACGCCTTATGGATATACTCAGCATGCCTAAGGAAGACTATTCCGGAAGAGAAGAAGCCGCACATTTCTATGAAAGCCACAGAAGAGATGGACTTTCTGTTGTACTTAAGGATATAAGTTACACATATCACAACGGACGCTGCGTATTTGATAATGCCTGCTTTGAGGCACACCCTCACCGGATAGCTGCAATCGTCGGTCCTTCAGGTGAAGGCAAGACATCGCTGCTGCGTATAATTCTCGCACTTCTCAAGCCGCAGTCAGGCAGCATGTGTTTACAGGCCGGCAGTGACAGTCTTGCGATAACGCCTTCCGTGCGTCAGCTTTTTTCATATGTGCCTCAGGGCAACACTATGTTCTCCGGGACAATAGCCGAGAATATGCGTGCAGTTAAGCCTGACGCAACAGATGACGAGATTGAAGAAGCACTCAGGATGGCGTGCGCATGGGATTTTGTAAATGCCTGCGAAGATGGAATCTACAGCCGAATCGGCGAACGCGGGTTAGGTTTTTCAGAAGGCCAGTCACAGCGTCTTTCCATTGCCCGCGCACTTATCAGACATTCTCCTATACTGCTTCTTGACGAAGCTACATCCGCGCTTGATGAAGATACAGAAAATAACATTCTCACCAACATAATGCAGGATTCATATCCGCGCACATGCATAGTCACGACCCACCGTCCTAACGTACTCCGTATATGCAGTTGTGTATACAGGATTTCCGACAGGAAGTGCATACGGCAGTAAATACTTAAAATTCAATCTGCTCCACCCGGCAAAAAACAGGCATATGTCTCATCCGTACACTGTATGTACGATGCGTGACATATGCCTGTTCTATCATCTGCTCTATTATATACTTAATGCATAACTAATACCTGTTCCGGTTGCCTGCAATTACCATGCACGGTCTGTAGGGCTCTTGCCTTCCTGCTCCCAGCCCGGCTTACGGAATCCGTTATCGTTGTCGTATGATCCCCACTGAAGCTCTTCAAGCCCGCAATATCCCTGTCTGTAACAGTTACATCCGAGACATCCGAATGTGTCCTTAACTGAGCCGTCTGATGATGTGTAATTCATATTCTGGTACTGGCCGTTCATATACTTGCTCTCACAGCTTACCGGTCCGTTCTGATTCCCGCCCTGTGTGCTTCCGCTTGCAGCATATACGCCTTCTCCGGTCTCTTCGGTTACAGCCACTGCCGGTCTGATATACTCCTTCATAAAACCATCTCCCTTATTGCAATACTACTCTCAATCTCTGATTTTCACACTATTCTAATGAAAAAGATTGTCATTTGTTTTCCTTATAATATATTACAAATGAGCTGAAGTCAAGATTTATGCAATATTTTCACATTTCATCTTTTGCCGTCTTCTGTACTGAATATGTGCATATTTTTAACAATACGGCTTCTTGCATGTGCTTTTTTCATTACCTTCAATGTCGATACACGCCTCAGATTCCTGTTATTATGCACAAATACCACCAATGTCTTAGCCCACAGGTACGGCCACATAATAATCTTGTTCGCATGCTTTGGATTATTAAGCTGCATCTGATGGTGAAACTCACGCATATAATCAGCCGGTGAATTGCCTCTCATAACAACCATTCTGTCATTCGCTGATTTGCCGAATTCCTCTGCTGTGAGTATCTCATCCATGAACAGACGGACATCCTGCCTGTCATAATCCTGATATGCAATAAATGCTGCATTTTCCTTTCTCAGCCCCAGATATTCAACACAGACTGCCGTTACCATAGATGCGAATCCAAGTATTCCGCTCTCTGATGCCATTTTGACAAAATCTTTCCTGATATCCTCATCATCACATGTATTCCAGAATACCACCCAGTCGCAGAGAAGCTTAATTCCAAATCCCGCCCTTAAAAAATGCTGCAGCATATGAACGAGCAGATAATATGCCTCCTGCGTCCTTGTACATACAGGAATCCGGTATCCCATAATCTCTGTCATCTCACAGCCGGCAAGCATATCACTCGCAAGCTTTTTCATATATACATTCATGTCCTGATTATCAAATGGTTCCGCAAGCAGCCTGTGAAGCTCAATTGTGATTCCCTCATCCGATACGAACTCCGCATGGTGCTGTGAATGCTGATGCTTTTTTTCGATATAGCCGTAGCCCTTAATCAGTCTTCTTGCACATTCAAAATTCTCACCGTCACCTGCAAGTATGTCTATATCTCCCGACTTGCGGAGGAATGGCGAAGGATAATACCTTGCTGCAGACACACCCTTTAACACAACAGATTTAACATTATTATCCGCAAGGAGTTTAGTTATACACGCAGTAACATACAAAAGCCTGTTATTCTGTATAAATGCAGTTGAAGCGCTCTTCTTTGCTGCCTTAACCGCACCCGCAGCCTTAACATCACTGTATTCCTCAAGGCTGTCATATATGAGTGAAAGCACTGCATGATCTGCCGCAAGTGATATTGCCTCCTTAAGTATATCCGCATCATATCTGTTTATGTCAAAGCCTGCCATAAACCTGCAGCCACAGCCCTCATCACTATCCTGCCCTGCTATTGAATTCTTCACGATATCCAGAAGACATTCCTCTTCCGGTGATAATGCCATAAGGACATTTTTATAATCAGCCATGAATCCTCTTCTCCACAAGTTGCTTTATCTTGCCTGCCACGAACCTGAACTCAGGTGTTCTGTAATGTATCACACATATAATAATATTCGGTACAATAACACATATTATCCCGCGTACTATAATCTCATATATGCATCCGCCGTTTATATGTGAGCATATCATATGCGTGACAAACCACACTGCCGCCGCTTCAATTACATATGCCGCATATCTGATAAAATACTCACTGACAGGCGCTTTAAAATGATGCTTATAAAGCACATACGGTTCCACCCATACGGTTGTCATCAGCATGCTTATCGTTGTTCCCATAAATACGCCTATCGTTCCGAGCCGCTTTGCCAGTATTATTGATATAACAAGGTTCAGCACCGCCGTTATTACCGCGTTATGCCTGTCAAACCAGAACAGCCCAATTGAATCACGGAATACAAGCGCCGCCTTGCGCATACCGGTAAGAAAAAAATTGATACAGAGCACAAGAACTATCTCTTCAGCAAATACATACTGCTTTCCGAAGCTCAGCTCAACAAACGGATTAAGCAGCTCAAACAGGCAGATTGCCGCAAATGTATACAGCCAGTGTGTCACAAAGAATACCGATTTAAACACCTCTCTGACTTTCTTTGCATCAGACGTAACACTCAGATTGCCAACACTTGCCGTAATCCCCTGAAAACATCCTGTAAGCACCTGCTGCACGGACGCAATGACCAGATAGTAATTAGAATAACAGCCGACGCTCATAATTCCGACAACAGAAGAAAGAATCAGGTTATCCGTATTATTGACCGCAACATTGCCAAGCCTGTGCATGAGCATTGCCCGTATATTACGGAAATTGGCACCCATCTCCTCCTTCGGCAGCGGCTTTGCGTCATGCTCCCGAAGAAACGGATACAGCGAATCTGCCTTTTTCGATATAAGGATGTTGGATATAAGCGTTGTCGCAATATTCACAAAAAGATAGATATAAAAATTATGTGTTGTCACTAAGAATATTATCTGCACAACGTCCTGAACAGCCCATGACGTAGTCTTGTACACCGTTCCTATATACATAAGCTGGTGCGCGTCCATCATAGTCTTTTTGTAGACAAGCATATATGACAGTGATGTATTTACAAGATACAATATGTAAATAAATGTAATATGCCCAACTTCCTGCTGATTCTTCACAAGGACATCCATAAACGGAATCACGAGAAGTCCAAGTCCGAACACAACAACCGCAACCGTGTTGTAGAACCTCCTGAACAGCCGCATAACAGACTTCTGTTTCTCAATGTCATTATCCGCTATCGGACGGTACAGTGCGTATGATATCGCTGTCTCAAGCCCCATCTCCGAGAGCGACAGTATATTAAGAATATCCATGAACAGTCCGTTAATGCCGACGTAGCTTGCGCTGAGAGTATGTGTAAATACTATTCTCAGCACATAGCCCATCACTATTGCAAATGCCCTTGAAAACATTGCAACTGTCGTATTATGTGCGGAATATTCTGTCCTGCTTTTTGTTTCCATGGTTTACCCTGTCTTACCTTTCAAACGAGGATTTATCCGGCAGTATGCTCTCAAATGCCGAATTAATCTTATTCTTTATTCCCTCAAAATCTGTTACGCGGTCGGAATCATTTATGCAGATTACACGCGCCTTCTGCTTTCTTATTATGTCCGCCGCCCTGTCTGCTCCGCCCGGAAGTTCACAATAGCTCAGGCCCTCCGCAATATTCGCCGGTGTAAAATTACCGCTCAGCTTCTGCCAGTCACGGATAAGATACTGATTCACATCATCCCCGCGGAAGTGGTGGCTGCATGTCTGCGTGAGAATATCATTTTCAAGCTCCCACACCTTTCCGAATGTACTTTTGCAAAATGCCGCAGGTCCATGTGTATCATAAAATCCCGTGAATAGCGGAAATGCCAGCTCCAGCAGATTATATCCGAAATAAAGCAGCGGATACCCCGGTTTGAAGTAGCTTCCCGGCTGCTTCTTAACATTCTCTCTTTTGTCAAAATACTTACTTAGCACAAGTGCATTATTGAGCAGTATATGTGACATGACCGGATTGGCAGGATTAGCCACAACAGGCTGGAATGCCAGCATATCGCGCGGTCTGCCGTTTCTAAAGAAGTCTTCTTTGGCTGCCGGCTTTAACAGAAAAACATCATCATTAAAATATACAAATTTTTCCGAAAGCCCCTCTATCCTGTGAAAATTAAGCTCGATTGTATTCGAGTTAAATGTAGGCAGGAACTGCTCTGGTATGTAATCCTTATGATTTACGATATGCAGCTTCGGAGCATCCGTATTCATCCACGGCGGAATATGTCCCCACGTCACAAAATGTATCTTATTAACCCACGGTGCAAACTTCTCGACCCCGCGGAACCAGTATTGCAGATTGTCCCAGCTGTAATACCTCGCACCGCTGTTGTCTTCTATGGAATCACCGTTTTTAAGGCTATCACTCCCGCATCTGCCCTCTGATGACACACTTTTACCAATGTCTGATGACACTGCATTTCTTTCTTTGAGCCATTCAGGGTCGGAACCATCCACCCAGGGTATCACAAAATCTATTCTCTCATTGTCTGATGAATTATCTGCCATAATCTATTCCCTCGTATTATATATTCTCCCAGTGCTGTTTCTCTGCTTTTTAAATGAAATTATAGCATCTTCGCAGCGTAAATGCTATAATACTTTGACCTTCATATTTATAATATATATCAGAAAGAGTTTTAATTTCATGAAAAATCATTCCAGAATTCATATAATCCGGATGCGTTCACTTGTCATTGCGGCTGTAACTGCTGCACTTGCCATTGCCGCTGCATTATGCATTTATACCGGTCTGAATATTATACGCGTTGGATATGACAGCGCCAAGTTCTCTGAATCTGCAAAAGAGCTTAATAATCCATACAGGGGATGGTACTGTCTGTACGGCTACCGCCTGACTTCAGGCGCTTCCGGTGCTGTTCCCGATCTCACATCAAAGCTTGAGCTTGAAACAGACCGCGACCCACAGTCTAACCGCCTTGTCCTTATCGAGATTAATCTTGCCGCATTCAGGGATTCCCGGATAGACAGGCAGGGACTTGCGCAGATAGACACTATCCTGTCTGCATGGGAGCGTACCGGCAAAAGTATAATTCTTCGTTTTCTCTATGACTGGGACGGACTTGCAGTACAGAGTGAACCTGACAGCATAGACATCATTATGCAGCACATGCGTGATACCGCAGATATAGTCAACAGACATGCCGGTTCCATATATACGATGCAGGGGCTTTTTACCGGAAACTGCGGTGAGATGACAGGCTCCCGTTACATGAGCAGTGATGATATACAGGCGCTTGCCCGCTGCCTTGCCTCTTCAACTCTGTCCTCAATAAAGCTTGCGGTACGCACTCCTGCACAATGGCGCACAATTCCTCAGGACTGCTCTTACCGCTTCGGTCTGTTCAATGACGGGATGACCGGTTCGGTCTATGACCTCGGAACCTACAGTGACCGCACCGTTACTTCAGATTATACCTCAAGATGGGCGCGTGCCGATGAACTTGCCTTCCAGAATAATCTGTGCCGCTATGCTCCTAACGGAGGTGAGGCAGTTATCGACAACATTTACAATGATTATCCCGGTGTGATTACTGACCTTAGCACAATGGGGATATCGTACCTTAACTCAATGCACGATGCTGCCGTACTCAACAAATGGAAGTCCGTCACCTACAACACCGGTGACATTAGCGAAGCCGGCATTGATAAAAATACCGTCTACAACGGCATGTCTGTGTATGATTATATCTCCATGCATCTTGGCTACCGCTACCTTGTTACCGGCAGCAGGCTTGAAGCTGTAAGCTTCCCCGGAACTTTACGCAAAATGCGTACTCTGACCGTAAGTATATGCAACATGGGCTTTGCCGGCTGCTACAACGATTTTGACCTGAATATCACTCTATATGACAATAATAATACTGCTGCTGCCGTGTTAACCCCTGACGATTTTGATATGAAGAGCCTCACCGGAGGAAGCTTCTCCGATGTTACTTTTACATTTGATTCGTCACAGCTTGCAGAAGGAACTTATACTGCGGTGCTTACATGTACTGACCGCATGACTGGGGAAAGAATAGATTTTTCCAACGAAAATGACAGAGATGACGGCGGGGTCACGGTCGGTTATATAAAAAGGAGTCCCACGTGGTAATGTCTTTTAGTTAAGACATTGCCGGGCGTGGGCTCCTTTTAAACTTAGCTTACGTTCTTACATACCTCTGATTTCTGCTATTTGGCTTATCAGGTATCGTCATACGAATCAAATTCATCTCAATTGCCGGATGAAGATAATTTCTTCTGAATCCTTCCTTTGCCTTTAGTCCGAGCTTCTCCATAAGAGCATTGCCGGTGTAAGGAATCTCATATTCCATAACCTCAAGCAATTTTTGTACCGTTTCAGGAAGATATTCATTTTCCCCGTTAATCTGAATAGAAATATCATCAAGAATCTTATCAATCTGAGATAACATAAATTCAACAAAAATTGTTGATTCTCCTGCAACATGGCACTGAGCAATAGCATCATAATATTCGTCCTGAAATTTTTCAATCCGGCTCTCAATCGGAATATATTCAAATACCTGTTTCCATTTTGATAAAATGGCAGTGTGCCATAATCTTGCCATTCTGCCGTTACCGTCAGCAAACGGGTGAATAAATACAAACTCATAATGAAATACACTGCTTAAAATCAACGGATGAATATCCTTTCGTGCTTCCTTCATCCATGCAAATAAATCATTCATAAGCTGCGGTACAAATCGTGCCGGAGGTGCCATAAAGATGCATTGTTCACCATTAAAAACCCCTTCTTCTCCAGAACGAAATTCACCGGATTCTTCCACAAGATACTTTGTCATTATTCCATGAAACTTTTTTAAATGCCGAATATCATAGGGATTAATCTCCACAAGATGCTCATATGCTGTATATGCATTTTTCACCTCCTGAATTTCTTTTTGTTCACCTAATACAGCCTTGCCGTTAATTACATCACGAACCTGTCCCAAAGTCAGCGAGTTCGCTTCAATCTTCAAAGAAGAATGAATCGACTTAATTCTGTTATTCTTCCTCAAATGTGGTTTCGATTCCAGATTACCTATTACAGATATCCGTCCTATTTTTTCAGAAATTGATGATACATATGACAGCATTTTGTTTGTTATTGTAAAAGGCGGCCTATATTCACCCATAAAACACCTCCCTTATCTTGCGTAT
This genomic interval carries:
- a CDS encoding S24/S26 family peptidase, producing the protein MGDSNIQSIEGLLGMGKAVRIKPQGYSMYPLIVPGRDSVIIESTEADGLKRGDVALYRRSSGILVIHRIFRHDADGFYFVGDNQTAVEGPIKAEQIIGVMTVLERNGRSISTDSIIYRAVCMIWLWMRPIRRPVSVTAAFLKKVLGFNIRLVRRWNGKKG
- a CDS encoding N-acetylmuramoyl-L-alanine amidase, whose product is MGLFTDKRIKARCAAAVCAGMMLFGVSACGASSDAGSNVDLQTQESRVYIGGAEDSSDEHNTAGTGTTDVLLEASVQESMAQTAQNKTEPAVINGRRVYEDGQKIYLDRTWQYSGNSAINSGYAVMYKAAANRKDIIVGVNAGHGTNGGSSVKTWCHPDGSPKTTGGTTAAGAIEAVAVSGGMTFADGTAESTVTLNMAHILKQKLLAEGYDVLMLRDGEDVQLDNVARTVICNNVADCHISLHWDGDGLDYDKGCFYIAVPDAIKTMDPVARIWEEHDVLGSSLISALRAKGAKINGGGSMQIDLTQTSYSTIPSVDIELGNASSRHDDAALAVLGDGLVQGINNYFGW
- a CDS encoding HD domain-containing protein, which translates into the protein MIKKIELDELAEGMIIAEDVSTPFGAVIASEKQVVDKKLIDLLKANRIRVIKVKADESEKDDVDDALSYIAEDMIAARNMVVFRTEEGIKPVVDAVIKIIREAPQVFDYAELIKQLHDYSDTVFAHSSNVALICFEFAMWRKMPPEAVKEVTLAGFIHDIGKLQLPLGILDAARPLTEAEFAQVKKHSINGYMMIKNTEIPESVKRAILDHHERCDGSGYPMGYDFNRISEYGRMIAIADSYEAMTAERAYRDKICPFKIASIMVKELEGKFDMAMLEEFLMNILGTYVGSKVTLSNGYTAKLKGINKQSISRPVIELAGRTIDLSTQVGAAAAIHVVGIA
- a CDS encoding lipopolysaccharide biosynthesis protein — its product is METKSRTEYSAHNTTVAMFSRAFAIVMGYVLRIVFTHTLSASYVGINGLFMDILNILSLSEMGLETAISYALYRPIADNDIEKQKSVMRLFRRFYNTVAVVVFGLGLLVIPFMDVLVKNQQEVGHITFIYILYLVNTSLSYMLVYKKTMMDAHQLMYIGTVYKTTSWAVQDVVQIIFLVTTHNFYIYLFVNIATTLISNILISKKADSLYPFLREHDAKPLPKEEMGANFRNIRAMLMHRLGNVAVNNTDNLILSSVVGIMSVGCYSNYYLVIASVQQVLTGCFQGITASVGNLSVTSDAKKVREVFKSVFFVTHWLYTFAAICLFELLNPFVELSFGKQYVFAEEIVLVLCINFFLTGMRKAALVFRDSIGLFWFDRHNAVITAVLNLVISIILAKRLGTIGVFMGTTISMLMTTVWVEPYVLYKHHFKAPVSEYFIRYAAYVIEAAAVWFVTHMICSHINGGCIYEIIVRGIICVIVPNIIICVIHYRTPEFRFVAGKIKQLVEKRIHG
- a CDS encoding nucleotidyltransferase family protein, with the protein product MADYKNVLMALSPEEECLLDIVKNSIAGQDSDEGCGCRFMAGFDINRYDADILKEAISLAADHAVLSLIYDSLEEYSDVKAAGAVKAAKKSASTAFIQNNRLLYVTACITKLLADNNVKSVVLKGVSAARYYPSPFLRKSGDIDILAGDGENFECARRLIKGYGYIEKKHQHSQHHAEFVSDEGITIELHRLLAEPFDNQDMNVYMKKLASDMLAGCEMTEIMGYRIPVCTRTQEAYYLLVHMLQHFLRAGFGIKLLCDWVVFWNTCDDEDIRKDFVKMASESGILGFASMVTAVCVEYLGLRKENAAFIAYQDYDRQDVRLFMDEILTAEEFGKSANDRMVVMRGNSPADYMREFHHQMQLNNPKHANKIIMWPYLWAKTLVVFVHNNRNLRRVSTLKVMKKAHARSRIVKNMHIFSTEDGKR
- a CDS encoding ABC transporter ATP-binding protein/permease → MLKHFKERIHFYSGRIRDGRLHEFIAQTLWLYSYVTRYKWQIAAYTLIGLTGTATSLISSIISKDMVDIITGHQTGALVKTFCLFIGFSIGNIIVAQLSSYISNMISLRVDTDIKADIFDKMLVTDWEELSNYHTGDLMTRWSSDASTISNGVLNWVPNLVIYTVKFVSSFAVVIYYDPAFALVAMLGIPVSIVMSRSMLKRIQDNNRNAAQINARMAGFNQETFSNMQTIKAFDLLKVYSMRLRQYQREYRDMKTAYLRLGMLTGIIMSLVGIVVSYSCYALGIYRVWSGAISYGTMTLFLSLANSLTGTLNNLISLVPTAISITTSAGRLMDILSMPKEDYSGREEAAHFYESHRRDGLSVVLKDISYTYHNGRCVFDNACFEAHPHRIAAIVGPSGEGKTSLLRIILALLKPQSGSMCLQAGSDSLAITPSVRQLFSYVPQGNTMFSGTIAENMRAVKPDATDDEIEEALRMACAWDFVNACEDGIYSRIGERGLGFSEGQSQRLSIARALIRHSPILLLDEATSALDEDTENNILTNIMQDSYPRTCIVTTHRPNVLRICSCVYRISDRKCIRQ